Proteins from one Megalopta genalis isolate 19385.01 chromosome 1, iyMegGena1_principal, whole genome shotgun sequence genomic window:
- the LOC117229391 gene encoding saposin-C — protein MKTLITLCAFLAVCAASIIREVKSNPLSEVTIGGIPLNIDQMFPLSEVPLEVNSTLYCASCEYTLRSIQETSPDNITEAEVKEALQNVFKSLPEIISDECSQCIDSYGEVIVGLLVQGIDPAEGCTKLLLCPTNT, from the exons ATGAAGACATTAATCACGCTTTGCGCGTTTCTGGCTG TGTGTGCAGCCAGTATAATAAGAGAAGTGAAATCTAATCCATTAAGCGAAGTAACAATTGGAGGAATTCCATTGAATATTGACCAGATGTTTCCTTTGTCAGAGGTTCCGCTAGAAGTTAATAGTACGCTTTATTGTGCTTCTTGCGAATACACATTACGTTCTATTCAGGAAACTTCACCAGATAATATTACAGAG gCCGAGGTGAAAGAAGCGTTACAAAATGTATTTAAAAGTTTACCTGAAATAATTAGCGACGAATGTTCACAATGTATAGATTCATATGGAGAAGTTATTGTTGGTTTATTAGTTCAAGGAATCGACCCAGCCGAG GGATGTACAAAGTTACTTCTATGCCCTACAAATACCTAA